Proteins co-encoded in one Arachis stenosperma cultivar V10309 chromosome 7, arast.V10309.gnm1.PFL2, whole genome shotgun sequence genomic window:
- the LOC130941163 gene encoding F-box/kelch-repeat protein At3g06240-like, with translation MAKFQLPLPIIPDELLQEIFLRSSAKAVGRCMCLNKFWYRQLRQPETCINHMRRQKVLDQHVLFHVGYSLLLMGSDSLYIVNAASGEEVNVQHPFGVGVHGWFRIVGVSNGNICFKFSHERDDTRLLVWNPTTQCSREISDPHRDHGRSFFPVYGFGHVPNSDAYTVIHMCKRDIADAYVFFSRYCSRRSTWFHCVDCLPGVEKIDPNSVFNNGQAYWITGTGDSYATPKSVLCYSVEDESFSEVSIPVGAIYTIHNLLTHKEKVALLAHTHNKFGYVAAIWHLNEDANGNRILEQYCRFASRSIRENPILFVDENLLLLVNNSKERELLVNYRYRELVLTEYDIKHGTRNLLVRRAWRYPETPHPITVRSTLKYFAGMFPV, from the coding sequence ATGGCTAAATTCCAACTTCCCTTGCCGATTATTCCGGATGAACTGCTACAAGAAATCTTCCTGCGTAGTAGTGCCAAAGCTGTAGGGAGATGTATGTGCTTGAATAAATTCTGGTACCGACAGCTACGCCAACCAGAGACATGCATAAACCACATGCGAAGGCAGAAAGTGTTAGATCAACATGTTTTGTTTCATGTTGGATACTCACTACTGTTAATGGGTTCAGATTCACTATATATAGTGAATGCTGCTTCTGGAGAAGAGGTGAATGTTCAGCATCCTTTCGGAGTTGGCGTCCATGGGTGGTTTCGTATTGTCGGAGTGTCAAACGGGAACATATGTTTCAAGTTCTCTCATGAACGAGACGACACAAGACTTTTGGTATGGAATCCGACAACACAATGCTCTAGAGAAATTTCCGACCCCCACAGGGACCACGGTAGATCGTTTTTCCCAGTATATGGTTTCGGTCATGTTCCAAACTCAGATGCATACACAGTCATACATATGTGCAAAAGGGACATAGCTGATGCCTACGTTTTTTTCTCTAGATATTGTTCAAGGCGTTCTACATGGTTTCACTGCGTTGATTGTCTCCCTGGTGTAGAAAAAATTGACCCTAACTCTGTTTTTAATAATGGTCAGGCGTATTGGATAACTGGTACAGGAGATAGCTATGCTACACCCAAGTCTGTTTTATGTTACAGTGTTGAAGATGAATCATTTAGCGAGGTGTCTATCCCTGTAGGTGCAATATATACCATTCACAATTTACTAACCCACAAGGAAAAAGTTGCACTCCTCGCTCATACGCACAACAAATTTGGTTATGTCGCAGCAATTTGGCACTTGAATGAAGACGCGAATGGAAACAGAATACTAGAGCAATACTGCAGGTTTGCGAGTCGAAGCATCAGAGAAAATCCAATACTGTTTGTGGATGAAAACCTTCTTTTGTTGGTGAACAATTCAAAGGAAAGAGAGTTACTCGTCAATTACAGGTACAGAGAGCTTGTGTTGACAGAATATGACATCAAGCATGGCACTAGAAATCTATTGGTGAGGAGAGCATGGCGATACCCAGAAACGCCACACCCGATCACAGTAAGGTCTACACTCAAGTATTTTGCAGGGATGTTTCCTGTCTAG